The proteins below are encoded in one region of Clostridium pasteurianum DSM 525 = ATCC 6013:
- a CDS encoding DUF6518 family protein, whose product MLIWSVIAIIASIIWGAAGFFWSRDKGSKHKFGSALIGIIEYQVIYYLTS is encoded by the coding sequence ATACTCATATGGTCTGTAATAGCAATCATTGCAAGCATAATTTGGGGAGCAGCGGGATTCTTTTGGAGTCGTGATAAAGGTTCAAAACATAAGTTTGGTAGTGCACTAATAGGTATTATTGAATATCAAGTTATATATTATTTAACTTCATAA
- the surE gene encoding 5'/3'-nucleotidase SurE, producing MRLLLVNDDGINAKGLHALAKELEKYYEITIVAPDSEKSACGHSITISRPLLVKKVKLEGINSNAYSVTGTPADCVRIGMVKLVEKDIDMVVSGINIGANLGNDILYSGTVSAAIEAAINNIPSLAVSVQADKTFKKFSTAARYARKVLNLAQKNNSYNDVVLNVNVPGLAQKDIKGIKICRIGGRVYNHNYEKIKNSNEAARFILNGQINELHENDTDVHFLRAGYVTLTPLHYDLTNFKILRDVEKWIK from the coding sequence ATGAGATTATTACTGGTAAATGATGATGGCATAAATGCAAAAGGTCTCCATGCCTTAGCGAAAGAACTTGAAAAATATTATGAAATAACTATTGTTGCACCAGATAGTGAAAAAAGTGCTTGTGGACACTCCATAACTATTTCAAGGCCTCTATTGGTGAAAAAAGTAAAATTAGAAGGCATAAATTCTAATGCTTATAGTGTTACAGGTACTCCTGCCGATTGTGTGAGAATTGGTATGGTCAAATTAGTAGAGAAAGACATTGATATGGTGGTATCTGGAATAAATATAGGAGCCAACTTAGGTAATGATATACTCTATTCTGGAACTGTTTCTGCAGCCATTGAAGCAGCTATTAATAATATCCCCTCATTAGCAGTATCTGTGCAGGCAGATAAGACTTTTAAAAAATTTTCTACTGCAGCAAGATATGCTAGAAAAGTTTTGAATTTAGCACAAAAAAATAATTCATATAATGATGTAGTATTAAATGTAAATGTACCGGGATTGGCGCAAAAAGATATAAAAGGAATTAAAATATGCAGAATTGGAGGTAGAGTATATAATCATAACTATGAAAAAATTAAAAATTCTAATGAGGCTGCAAGGTTTATTCTCAATGGGCAGATTAATGAACTCCATGAAAATGATACAGATGTACATTTTCTTAGAGCAGGATATGTTACTTTAACACCTCTTCATTATGATTTAACAAATTTTAAAATTTTAAGAGATGTAGAGAAATGGATAAAGTAG
- a CDS encoding NAD(P)H-dependent oxidoreductase, whose product MPIEKEKIIEAYNFRHACKEFDADRKISQEDFNFILETARLSPSSFGFEPWKFVIVQNEALREKLKTAAWGAQGQLPTASHFVIILARKKTDMIYSSQYISEFMYKVQHLPEDIAEGKKAAYEGFQKNDFKLLESDRSIFDWASKQTYIALGNILTSAAEIGIDSCPIEGFDKEKIEDILESEGILDKDKFGVSVMAAFGYRKADPRPKTRQSLEKIIEWIG is encoded by the coding sequence ATGCCAATTGAAAAAGAAAAAATTATAGAAGCCTATAATTTTAGACACGCTTGTAAGGAATTTGATGCAGATAGAAAAATATCTCAGGAGGATTTTAATTTTATTCTTGAGACAGCTAGATTATCTCCAAGTTCTTTTGGTTTTGAACCATGGAAATTTGTAATTGTACAAAATGAGGCATTAAGAGAAAAACTTAAAACTGCAGCTTGGGGAGCTCAAGGTCAGCTGCCTACAGCAAGTCACTTTGTAATAATTCTTGCAAGGAAAAAAACTGATATGATTTACAGTTCTCAGTATATTTCTGAGTTTATGTATAAGGTGCAGCATCTTCCTGAAGATATTGCTGAAGGAAAGAAAGCTGCCTATGAAGGTTTCCAAAAAAATGATTTTAAGTTGCTTGAAAGCGACAGAAGTATTTTTGACTGGGCTTCAAAACAAACTTATATAGCTCTTGGTAATATATTGACCTCAGCAGCTGAAATAGGTATCGATTCTTGCCCTATTGAAGGTTTTGATAAAGAAAAGATAGAAGATATACTTGAAAGTGAAGGCATACTAGATAAAGATAAGTTTGGAGTTTCTGTAATGGCTGCTTTTGGATACAGAAAGGCTGACCCAAGACCAAAAACAAGGCAATCCCTAGAAAAAATAATAGAGTGGATTGGATAA
- a CDS encoding IS4 family transposase, translated as MELNNAIIDVIYTECAELKLWNKYRVCAIDGTTIELPNTELLRNEFGYAKNQYAEVAIARASASCIFDVLNKFVITSKIDRYKTSERKTAIEMILEMKQDNKLMKELMLFDRGYPSQELIAELIKMNINFVMRLKNSTFRKKINAANQDQIIQIKYNKRIYDVRIIKFHLESGVEEVLVTNLFDESITLSDFKKLYFMRWGIEIKYDELKNRLEIENFTGTTKIAIEQDFYASIYLSNMIELARKDSDEFVAFQRKDKNNKYEYKTNFNILIGSLKDKLIMMYLEESPRKRNKIYKDIMEKVSRSDIPIRPDRQNSRIKKFARGKYKTNKKRSL; from the coding sequence ATTGAATTAAATAATGCAATAATAGATGTTATATATACAGAATGTGCTGAACTCAAATTATGGAATAAATATAGAGTATGTGCAATTGATGGAACAACAATAGAACTTCCTAATACAGAATTATTAAGGAATGAGTTTGGTTATGCAAAAAATCAGTATGCTGAAGTAGCCATTGCTCGAGCTTCTGCGTCTTGTATATTTGATGTATTAAATAAGTTTGTTATAACAAGCAAAATAGATCGTTATAAAACTTCAGAAAGAAAAACTGCCATAGAAATGATTTTAGAAATGAAACAAGATAATAAGCTAATGAAAGAACTAATGCTATTTGACAGAGGATATCCAAGTCAAGAACTTATAGCTGAGTTAATAAAAATGAATATTAATTTTGTAATGAGGCTTAAAAATAGTACTTTTAGGAAAAAAATTAATGCAGCAAATCAGGATCAAATAATTCAAATTAAATATAATAAAAGAATATACGATGTAAGAATTATTAAATTTCATCTTGAATCAGGAGTAGAAGAAGTTTTAGTAACTAATTTATTTGACGAATCTATAACTTTAAGTGATTTTAAAAAATTATATTTTATGAGGTGGGGTATAGAAATAAAATATGATGAACTTAAGAATAGACTTGAAATTGAAAACTTTACTGGTACAACTAAAATAGCAATAGAACAAGATTTTTATGCATCAATATACTTATCTAATATGATTGAATTAGCACGAAAAGATAGTGATGAATTTGTAGCATTTCAAAGAAAAGACAAAAATAATAAATATGAATATAAAACTAATTTTAATATTTTAATTGGAAGTTTAAAAGACAAGCTTATAATGATGTATCTCGAAGAGAGTCCAAGGAAAAGAAATAAAATTTATAAAGATATCATGGAGAAAGTTTCAAGGAGTGATATTCCTATAAGACCTGATAGACAAAACTCCCGCATTAAAAAATTTGCACGAGGAAAGTACAAAACTAACAAAAAACGTAGTTTATAA
- the cysK gene encoding cysteine synthase A: MNYIEDIKNLIGNTPIVKINHIQIKDGVNIFAKLESNNPGGSVKDRIGIYMIEDAEKKGLLKPGYTIVEATAGNTGIGVALAAINRGYNIIFVVPEKFSVEKQTLMRALGAKIINTPREDGMLGAVAKAEELLNTIDNSISLKQFENNTNPLAHYETTGPEIYRDLDGKIDYFVAGAGSGGTYTGIVKYLKEKNPNIKGILADPKGSTMGGGIEGCYDIEGIGNNFIPHTMDMNLVDEIIKVTDEEAFNMVKELAIKEGIIAGSSSGAALVAALKLSEKIDNGNIVTVFPDRGDRYFSKNIY; encoded by the coding sequence GTGAATTATATAGAGGATATTAAAAATCTTATAGGAAATACACCTATCGTAAAAATTAATCATATACAAATTAAAGATGGAGTTAATATTTTTGCAAAGCTTGAATCAAATAATCCTGGTGGAAGTGTTAAAGACAGAATAGGCATTTATATGATAGAAGATGCAGAAAAGAAGGGCTTATTAAAGCCAGGTTATACAATTGTAGAAGCTACAGCAGGAAATACAGGTATAGGAGTAGCACTTGCTGCTATTAATAGAGGATATAATATCATCTTTGTAGTACCAGAAAAATTTTCTGTGGAAAAACAGACTCTTATGAGGGCTCTAGGGGCTAAAATTATAAATACACCAAGAGAGGATGGAATGCTTGGAGCAGTTGCAAAAGCTGAGGAATTACTAAATACTATTGATAATTCTATAAGTTTAAAGCAATTTGAAAATAATACAAATCCATTAGCTCATTATGAGACTACTGGTCCAGAAATATATAGAGATTTGGATGGCAAAATAGATTATTTTGTGGCAGGAGCAGGAAGTGGCGGAACCTATACTGGTATTGTAAAATATTTAAAGGAAAAAAATCCTAATATTAAAGGTATACTGGCAGATCCAAAAGGTTCAACTATGGGCGGTGGTATAGAAGGATGCTATGACATTGAAGGTATAGGTAACAATTTTATACCTCATACTATGGATATGAATTTAGTAGATGAAATTATAAAAGTAACAGATGAAGAAGCCTTTAATATGGTAAAAGAACTGGCAATTAAAGAGGGAATTATAGCTGGCAGTTCATCAGGAGCTGCTTTGGTAGCAGCATTGAAGCTTTCTGAAAAAATAGATAATGGAAATATAGTAACTGTTTTCCCAGATAGAGGAGATAGATATTTCAGTAAAAATATCTATTAA
- a CDS encoding PTS glucose transporter subunit IIA: MIIHVGLDTVELNGEGFDILVKEGDTVKVGYPLSNIDLEFTKSSNKKVVTPVLITNYEDKVKSFHLENNSLRVKCKELVLKCELK, translated from the coding sequence ATGATTATTCATGTAGGATTAGACACTGTAGAACTTAATGGAGAAGGTTTTGATATATTAGTAAAAGAAGGAGATACTGTTAAGGTTGGATACCCATTATCAAATATTGATCTAGAATTTACAAAGAGTAGTAATAAAAAAGTTGTAACACCAGTACTGATTACTAATTATGAGGATAAAGTAAAAAGTTTTCACTTGGAAAATAATTCATTAAGAGTAAAATGCAAAGAACTAGTATTGAAATGTGAATTAAAATAA
- a CDS encoding putative ABC transporter permease has protein sequence MIKRFIIYGFLGLSAEIFWTGLGSLLRGDIKLTGYTYIWMFLIYGLAVFLEPLHDRIRSWPLLLRGGVYMVILFSIEYSSGWLLREFIGVCPWNYGNGPLSINGLIRLDFAPVWFCCGLGFERVHDAIDRVFAQLGVHS, from the coding sequence ATGATTAAAAGATTTATAATATATGGATTCTTGGGATTAAGTGCCGAAATATTCTGGACTGGACTTGGATCATTGCTTAGGGGAGATATTAAACTTACTGGTTATACTTATATATGGATGTTTTTAATATATGGATTAGCTGTTTTTTTAGAGCCTTTGCATGATAGGATTAGAAGCTGGCCCCTTTTACTAAGAGGAGGCGTTTATATGGTAATTTTGTTTTCTATTGAATATTCAAGCGGCTGGCTTTTGAGAGAATTTATAGGTGTATGTCCATGGAATTACGGCAATGGTCCGCTATCTATCAATGGTCTTATAAGATTAGACTTCGCTCCTGTTTGGTTCTGTTGTGGTCTTGGTTTCGAAAGGGTTCATGATGCCATCGATAGAGTATTTGCTCAACTTGGAGTCCACAGTTAA
- a CDS encoding thioredoxin domain-containing protein, with the protein MNLTNKPNRLINEKSPYLLQHAHNPVDWYPWGEEAFNKADRENKPVFLSVGYSTCHWCHVMNRESFEDEEVAEILNKYFVAIKVDREERPDIDNIYMSVCQAITGSGGWPLTIIMTAEKKPFFAGTYLPKIEKYGQIGIIELLDKVNTMWIQKKDKLLESSNNIVDFLQNDTVDKKGKINEDIIDEAYNSLKNAYDPVFGGFSDSPKFPIPHNLSFLLRYYKIKGDREALQMVENTLDSMYSGGIFDHIGFGFARYSVDSKWLVPHFEKMLYDNALLAIVYTETYQITHKNRYKEIVQKIFDYTLRDMTNEDGGFYSAEDADSEGVEGKFYLWDKSEIENILEEDADLFNSYYNIKSKGNFEGRNIPNLIGEDLEELENEETKNKINRLREKLFNYREKRVHPHKDDKILTAWNGLMIAAMAYAGKVFKIEAYKKAAKKASDFILANLIDNRGRLLCRYRDGETGNVGFLDDYAFFVFGLIELYEATFEVHYLKKAVDLNGEMIKYFWDEENSGFFFYGKDSEELILKTKEIYDGALPSGNSVAAMNLIRLSRITGDVQLEEKVAEIFSLFSEKINKVPLGYINTISAFLTNTVPDIHIVIAGDKDDVNTKTLIDEINKRFLLFASVVFNDESDELSKLIPYIEDNKVVNNKATAYVCKNKACLTPVNDVKEFMDLIEE; encoded by the coding sequence ATGAATTTAACGAATAAACCTAATAGATTAATTAACGAAAAAAGTCCTTATTTGCTTCAGCATGCTCACAATCCTGTAGACTGGTATCCTTGGGGTGAGGAAGCTTTTAATAAAGCTGACAGGGAAAATAAACCTGTATTTCTGAGTGTTGGATATAGTACCTGCCATTGGTGTCATGTCATGAATAGAGAATCCTTTGAAGATGAGGAAGTAGCAGAAATATTAAACAAGTATTTTGTGGCAATTAAAGTAGATAGAGAAGAGAGACCTGATATAGATAACATATATATGTCCGTATGCCAAGCCATTACAGGCAGCGGTGGATGGCCTCTTACTATTATTATGACAGCTGAAAAAAAACCATTTTTTGCAGGAACTTATTTGCCTAAGATAGAGAAATATGGACAGATTGGAATTATAGAATTATTAGATAAAGTAAACACAATGTGGATACAAAAAAAAGATAAATTATTAGAATCAAGTAATAACATTGTGGATTTTTTACAAAATGATACTGTGGATAAAAAAGGGAAAATAAATGAAGATATAATAGATGAAGCTTATAACTCATTAAAAAATGCCTATGATCCTGTATTTGGTGGGTTTAGTGATTCACCTAAATTTCCAATACCACATAATTTAAGTTTTTTATTAAGATATTATAAGATAAAGGGTGATAGAGAAGCTCTGCAAATGGTTGAAAATACTTTGGATTCCATGTATTCTGGTGGTATTTTTGATCATATAGGCTTTGGTTTTGCTAGATATTCTGTTGATTCAAAATGGCTGGTGCCTCACTTTGAAAAAATGCTCTATGATAATGCACTTTTAGCTATAGTTTATACAGAGACTTATCAAATAACTCATAAAAATAGATACAAGGAAATAGTACAAAAAATATTCGATTATACATTGAGAGATATGACTAATGAAGATGGAGGCTTTTATTCTGCGGAAGATGCTGATTCAGAGGGTGTAGAGGGAAAGTTTTACTTGTGGGATAAAAGTGAAATAGAGAATATTTTAGAGGAAGATGCTGATTTATTTAACAGCTACTATAATATAAAATCCAAAGGAAATTTTGAGGGAAGGAATATCCCTAATCTTATAGGTGAAGATTTAGAAGAACTTGAAAATGAAGAAACAAAAAATAAAATTAACCGATTAAGAGAGAAGCTGTTTAATTACAGGGAAAAAAGAGTTCATCCTCATAAAGACGATAAAATACTTACAGCCTGGAATGGGCTTATGATAGCAGCTATGGCATATGCAGGAAAAGTATTTAAAATAGAAGCCTATAAAAAGGCAGCTAAAAAAGCATCAGATTTTATTTTAGCTAATTTGATTGATAATAGAGGAAGACTTTTGTGCAGATACAGGGATGGAGAAACTGGGAATGTAGGATTCTTAGATGATTATGCTTTTTTTGTTTTTGGATTGATTGAATTATATGAGGCAACTTTTGAAGTACATTATCTAAAAAAGGCTGTGGATTTAAATGGTGAAATGATTAAATATTTCTGGGATGAAGAAAATTCTGGATTCTTCTTTTATGGTAAAGATAGTGAAGAGCTTATACTAAAGACTAAAGAAATATATGATGGAGCTCTGCCTTCTGGAAATAGTGTAGCTGCGATGAATCTAATAAGATTATCCAGAATAACCGGAGATGTTCAATTAGAAGAAAAAGTAGCAGAAATATTCAGCTTATTTTCAGAAAAAATTAATAAAGTGCCCTTGGGATATATAAACACTATTTCTGCCTTTTTAACTAATACAGTTCCAGATATTCATATAGTTATAGCTGGAGATAAAGATGATGTGAATACAAAGACCCTCATAGATGAAATAAATAAAAGATTTCTACTCTTTGCTTCAGTAGTATTTAATGATGAAAGTGATGAACTCTCTAAACTGATACCTTATATAGAAGATAACAAAGTGGTTAATAATAAGGCTACAGCCTATGTATGTAAAAATAAGGCTTGTCTGACTCCTGTTAATGATGTGAAGGAGTTTATGGATTTGATAGAGGAGTAA
- a CDS encoding winged helix-turn-helix transcriptional regulator, with product MKDYVETKINEECTNNQCPVETSLNIIGGKWKGIIIYRLLDGKKRFNELRREMPKITHRMLTLQLRELERDSIVKRTVYAEVPPKVEYELTKFGISIRPIIVALFDWGKLVQEKEK from the coding sequence GTGAAAGATTATGTTGAGACTAAAATAAATGAAGAATGTACTAATAATCAATGTCCTGTAGAAACTAGCCTTAATATTATAGGTGGAAAATGGAAAGGTATAATTATTTATCGTTTGCTTGATGGTAAAAAAAGATTTAATGAACTAAGACGTGAAATGCCTAAGATAACTCATAGAATGTTAACACTCCAGTTAAGGGAGCTTGAAAGAGATAGTATAGTTAAAAGAACTGTTTATGCGGAAGTTCCACCAAAGGTTGAGTACGAACTAACGAAATTTGGAATCTCAATAAGGCCGATTATTGTTGCACTTTTTGATTGGGGTAAACTTGTTCAAGAAAAGGAAAAATAA